A window from Kovacikia minuta CCNUW1 encodes these proteins:
- a CDS encoding PilW family protein: MARLRGIKKLWFAHRKHRKAGFTLIELLVSMVIGTIITVALLSLVVDLNNTNQKDTSRSETQRDMQLAMNYITQDLREAVYVYDGECLQGSGTATTFGTFCPGVVNHIPAKMSANNADGQYIPVLAFWRADPIPDPVQQQCRVAAQNSQANPDDDNNALNTLIKQGVPCVSSKTYTLVVYAIVNPPDTIANSPWQGRARLVRYQFSQFNSAGAANPGWVNPLPDPSTTFQQWPYQASNAAIQPNYVRPSNDPDVLVDFLDDTDASTLNANQQPNCKDPSDTSATATTNPRYVITPKAPTGNVRSFFACVRGKTLTASELEQSVNQEVRLVLTGNVAGRGGFPLNSASTSRLFPLQTRVLIRGSINKRPQ, encoded by the coding sequence ATGGCTAGACTGCGCGGGATTAAAAAACTCTGGTTTGCCCACAGAAAGCATCGGAAAGCTGGCTTTACCTTGATTGAACTGCTGGTTTCAATGGTAATTGGGACAATTATCACGGTGGCGTTACTGTCGCTGGTGGTGGATTTGAACAACACAAACCAGAAGGACACCTCTCGCAGCGAAACCCAGCGCGATATGCAACTGGCAATGAATTACATCACCCAGGATTTGCGGGAAGCGGTCTATGTTTACGATGGGGAATGTTTGCAGGGGAGCGGCACCGCAACCACCTTTGGCACCTTTTGTCCCGGTGTGGTGAACCATATTCCGGCAAAAATGTCGGCGAATAATGCCGATGGACAGTACATTCCCGTGCTCGCTTTCTGGCGGGCTGACCCCATTCCTGACCCAGTGCAGCAACAGTGTCGGGTTGCTGCCCAAAATTCCCAGGCGAATCCAGATGATGATAATAATGCACTTAATACTTTGATTAAACAGGGCGTTCCCTGTGTTTCCAGTAAAACCTATACGCTGGTGGTGTATGCCATTGTTAATCCACCCGACACGATTGCAAACAGCCCCTGGCAGGGGAGGGCACGGCTGGTGCGCTATCAATTTAGCCAGTTCAATTCTGCTGGAGCTGCCAATCCGGGTTGGGTCAACCCTCTTCCTGATCCCAGTACAACCTTCCAGCAGTGGCCCTACCAGGCAAGTAATGCTGCGATTCAACCCAATTACGTCCGTCCCAGTAATGACCCGGATGTGCTGGTCGATTTTCTAGACGATACTGACGCATCCACACTGAATGCAAATCAGCAGCCGAATTGCAAAGATCCGAGTGATACGAGCGCAACAGCTACAACAAACCCCAGATATGTGATCACACCCAAAGCTCCTACGGGGAATGTGCGAAGTTTCTTTGCCTGTGTGCGGGGTAAAACGCTAACAGCATCAGAACTGGAGCAATCGGTGAATCAGGAAGTTCGCCTTGTATTGACTGGAAACGTTGCCGGTCGAGGAGGCTTCCCACTCAATAGTGCCAGTACTTCTCGCCTCTTTCCATTACAAACACGGGTTCTGATTCGGGGAAGTATTAATAAGCGTCCCCAGTAG
- a CDS encoding prepilin-type N-terminal cleavage/methylation domain-containing protein: MQASPIQSISSRMVFSLLLQLASSLRFRRAQQSHPEQGLTLIECLVAIIVVSLTVLAITPPIMLATATRVQSRRAEQANHIAQAEIDRIRLMVERGSYTTADLPALATGADSNIGAAAAASTVASSVLFSPSTCNTYPGTTAAAANSVIPVDVDGDCTPEYLMQVFRNTGKIPNGDPSATPPYAFDVGVRVYVYYPGQTLPTLQTTRASLIAGTGARDAQGGNARRPMAVLYSRMSRNDQSKSLGAICLQGGGTNCPN, translated from the coding sequence ATGCAAGCCAGCCCAATCCAGTCGATTTCCTCCAGAATGGTATTCAGTCTGTTGCTGCAACTGGCTTCAAGCCTTCGATTTCGCCGTGCCCAGCAATCCCACCCGGAACAGGGGCTAACTCTGATCGAGTGTCTGGTTGCCATCATTGTCGTTTCGTTGACCGTGCTGGCAATTACCCCTCCCATCATGCTGGCAACGGCAACGCGGGTTCAGTCCCGGCGGGCAGAGCAGGCAAATCACATCGCCCAGGCTGAAATCGATCGCATCCGATTGATGGTAGAGCGGGGTTCCTACACAACAGCCGATCTTCCTGCATTAGCGACCGGTGCCGACTCTAATATCGGTGCAGCGGCTGCCGCATCAACCGTTGCCTCCAGTGTTTTGTTTTCCCCCTCTACTTGTAATACCTACCCTGGTACAACAGCCGCCGCTGCCAATAGCGTCATCCCTGTAGACGTGGATGGAGATTGCACTCCGGAGTATTTGATGCAGGTATTTCGAAATACAGGCAAAATCCCTAACGGTGACCCTAGTGCAACGCCTCCGTATGCCTTTGATGTGGGCGTAAGAGTCTATGTCTACTACCCTGGACAAACTCTACCAACCCTACAAACAACACGAGCTTCTCTCATCGCAGGTACTGGTGCCCGTGATGCGCAGGGGGGGAATGCTCGCAGACCCATGGCAGTGTTGTATTCCAGAATGTCTCGTAACGACCAAAGTAAATCTCTAGGAGCAATCTGTCTCCAGGGAGGCGGTACCAATTGCCCTAACTAG
- the hpsA gene encoding hormogonium polysaccharide biosynthesis protein HpsA: MSDRKLAKAVQAFIRQIWRLHRSITKAFVTWLLRTALILNRRSRFSPSGFVLPTVVLLVLVVALTAGALTYRAFNTSTRSIAETQNRVIYNAATPAVDRARAKLEYLFDANKDVRYPGGVPSERFLASMLLNTNVTGIDPAPRLVNGQDPYTIPGETRIDINGDGIVDNAWRYRADTDGNGSEDATVVYSVVLSIPPDQGNVPGSQRLILLSDAERATGRQGGTLTGTPIEGAGSRVISYARSGPLSNASISGCKTSGTSGAAKVEKGWYPDPTNSSILRKNFQVDALVIPDSAGTPGGGNNFSTLEFQQDRILNRGNKWGAWFRNDLEIFPGPQFNWNGAMHTEGSLIIGGSSFNAYLISSPNSCLYNPPSSSEITVTDTTDPDTNQPFKGLIVSGTVKDNAYGGSSLIYLPTQTPTAANSKRTLTSANDWANGSSPFQITSDPLALLLRSGYQSRAADTTNATYFQTNNTFGERFRSNAERPPYVDDTYRADNRYGPKVKYDDDPATGRIPPGTRLGSLITGNDKLTGNDPVAGAEATSVGLDGYWERRARNEGLRVLVGQRLELGNTNGWVAPRDQPNDGDLTVPGNQPQDPKAFVLAGNLNPSDLRTAPTGSNNTVTITIDASTADPYTSDNEGDPLYPPYGNVGSHEAIQRRALRDNIPAVQATTVYHAAIEKDYPVACLASTAHPGSPFSLRQSINFVPTFFVDSTDGGNSIPPVAPTTSTDTVLLTDFFNGRGTNGWEFDPPRGTATAFATDMNNADSEVRIALQNLANFAGDHVSDLQTGAFPPTQEAGRVHPYPELTMWGNFSNLRRTLAQLTAGTTYENLSPADKTYLQTAACTVGMLAYNIDRVQRFDPRNYQNDAKTRPGQSAIPMQKLGEDIYKLMDGIVDEAAGNYEVLPRSQLATYGYANSYTASAYNPRDYDRVPAEAYLGKLREYYIATSGTPSFNEYKLRLAELIFSHFQIRRDRTYGFRASLAANTWNYNPYITLFPITAPTKTLLWSSACDPNTFALNSSPQARLTGLAAAGQSVSISDPITPLQRLGLSRLCGTVIPAGAERVGSGDTGLPQRNKMAVSATTPDIPTEINVAYLPKASGSYPDGAKPSPSPAAFKPLETAPFTESPLRKSPPTPTEPYLQETYLRATVAPKWPSLYYLFPEFNHNHDGTVVSGLSGTQVNVNGVIDTDGDGVGIADATPEDNVDQRQPTGTLATPGTTPVPPGTSPIPNNTLRSAFQPWAEPYITDTYISSTVNSTATYRVVDSLAPAIIDASQLTTYETPTTSPITYSQAGTTYSYRYKSFYNPIDDRPVAKVAVQPRKLPTSAGFTTPFPLQANNNWELPVSTLPTSPPTQNTPPNRIVVPNGNITSNGVVAVTPFLDRVIFNGREWQPTRVMDFDLGMLRRTSPRNTAGEAWLPVSGIVYAFREDAVREDAISRPASGTYTDARNASAPTDPPVQQAYSTGPSANAEPKLSPKAVDAVPDPDRRPHGFRLRNGAVLRRHPNTNIPDDDNIRGLSFFTDNPVYIMGDFNLHNKGADDDSPGTRVEEFLEQLPTTGLYNETQFYTNRVNRDPDFAEATKDRWRPSEILADAISVVSNTLCDGSVLDTFMTASSGSGATLGTGTYSGRTTTDSGATLPNGFYPYRAISGDNSGGADVYDGTRSGLFGPGCSGSSKTTFLNQNRPNTALPSAATTGWTWMRENPADAFSSVKLSRNGQGMVFPAINPNLHANPTTPYPSLQNVPSLPRVAGTYNAAPINGSYFTIEDGRSTQGAQDTRVNTIIVSGLVPSRVNQSYGGMHNFPRFLEGWGNLWFSGSFLQLSFSNYATAPFDLDAVEPGDAPEAAERISYYGAPQRLWGYDVALQLSPAGPAAARFVTANKDRNEFYNEPAANDPYISNLCRAAKANPPNGVNLANLNCPA; the protein is encoded by the coding sequence ATGTCAGACCGCAAATTAGCCAAGGCTGTCCAAGCTTTCATTAGACAGATCTGGCGACTGCACCGGAGCATCACCAAAGCCTTTGTTACTTGGCTGTTGCGGACAGCCCTGATTCTCAACCGGAGAAGCCGGTTCTCTCCGTCCGGGTTTGTCCTTCCAACCGTGGTTTTGCTGGTTCTGGTTGTTGCCTTAACAGCCGGTGCCCTCACCTATCGGGCATTTAACACCAGTACCCGGAGCATTGCTGAAACCCAAAACCGGGTGATCTACAACGCCGCAACACCTGCGGTCGATCGGGCAAGAGCCAAGCTGGAATATCTCTTTGACGCCAATAAAGATGTCCGCTATCCGGGCGGTGTTCCCTCAGAAAGATTCTTGGCGTCGATGCTGTTGAATACCAATGTAACTGGGATTGACCCTGCGCCGCGCCTAGTGAATGGTCAAGATCCCTACACCATCCCCGGTGAAACACGTATCGATATCAATGGCGATGGCATCGTAGATAATGCCTGGCGCTATCGGGCAGATACCGACGGTAACGGCAGCGAAGATGCTACAGTCGTCTACTCGGTTGTTCTCTCAATCCCCCCAGATCAGGGGAATGTGCCAGGGTCGCAACGATTGATTCTCTTATCCGATGCAGAAAGGGCGACGGGTAGACAGGGAGGCACGCTCACAGGCACTCCGATTGAAGGTGCAGGCTCACGGGTCATTTCCTATGCCCGTAGTGGCCCACTCAGCAATGCCAGCATTAGCGGTTGTAAGACATCAGGGACATCTGGTGCGGCAAAAGTAGAAAAGGGTTGGTACCCCGACCCCACCAATAGTTCAATTCTGCGGAAGAATTTTCAGGTAGATGCCCTTGTCATCCCGGATAGCGCAGGCACACCCGGAGGTGGGAATAATTTCTCAACCTTGGAGTTCCAGCAGGATCGGATTTTGAACCGGGGTAACAAGTGGGGAGCCTGGTTCCGCAACGACCTGGAAATCTTCCCCGGTCCCCAGTTTAACTGGAACGGGGCGATGCACACCGAGGGCAGTCTGATTATTGGCGGTAGTAGCTTCAATGCCTACCTGATCAGTTCCCCCAACTCCTGTTTGTATAACCCTCCTTCCTCCTCAGAAATTACCGTTACCGATACCACTGACCCCGATACAAACCAACCCTTTAAGGGATTGATCGTGTCCGGTACGGTGAAGGACAATGCCTACGGTGGTAGCTCCCTGATTTACCTGCCCACCCAAACCCCCACTGCTGCCAATAGCAAACGCACATTAACGTCTGCAAATGATTGGGCGAATGGCAGCTCTCCCTTCCAGATCACCAGTGATCCCTTAGCTCTCCTGTTGCGGAGTGGCTACCAGTCCAGGGCAGCCGATACCACCAACGCCACTTACTTTCAGACCAACAACACTTTTGGGGAGCGCTTCCGGTCCAACGCAGAACGCCCTCCCTACGTGGATGACACTTACCGGGCAGATAACCGCTATGGTCCCAAGGTGAAGTACGATGACGACCCGGCTACTGGGCGTATTCCACCGGGAACGCGCCTTGGCAGTCTGATCACAGGCAATGACAAGTTAACTGGGAATGACCCCGTTGCTGGCGCAGAAGCCACCTCAGTCGGTCTGGATGGTTATTGGGAACGCCGTGCCCGCAACGAAGGGCTGCGGGTTCTGGTGGGGCAACGGCTGGAATTGGGGAATACCAACGGTTGGGTTGCCCCCAGGGATCAACCCAATGATGGTGACCTTACCGTACCTGGAAATCAACCTCAAGATCCCAAAGCCTTTGTGCTTGCGGGCAACCTCAATCCATCGGATCTAAGAACCGCTCCTACTGGCTCCAATAATACGGTTACGATTACAATTGATGCGTCTACCGCTGACCCGTACACCAGTGATAATGAGGGCGATCCACTTTACCCCCCCTATGGAAATGTGGGTTCCCACGAGGCAATCCAGCGACGGGCACTGCGGGACAATATTCCGGCAGTTCAAGCGACAACGGTCTACCATGCAGCGATCGAAAAAGATTATCCGGTTGCCTGCCTCGCCAGTACTGCCCATCCCGGTTCTCCCTTCTCCCTACGGCAGTCGATTAATTTTGTCCCCACCTTCTTTGTGGACAGTACGGATGGGGGTAACAGTATTCCACCCGTTGCGCCCACTACCTCAACCGATACGGTTTTGTTAACCGACTTCTTCAATGGTCGGGGCACCAATGGCTGGGAGTTTGACCCGCCTAGAGGTACTGCAACTGCCTTCGCTACGGATATGAACAATGCCGACAGTGAGGTGCGGATTGCCCTGCAAAACCTGGCAAATTTTGCTGGAGATCATGTGAGTGATTTGCAAACGGGCGCGTTTCCGCCCACCCAGGAAGCAGGGCGGGTTCATCCCTACCCAGAGTTGACCATGTGGGGCAACTTCTCGAACCTGCGCCGTACCCTTGCCCAACTCACAGCGGGTACCACCTACGAAAACCTCAGCCCGGCAGACAAGACCTACCTCCAGACAGCTGCCTGTACGGTTGGAATGCTGGCGTACAACATTGACCGGGTGCAGCGGTTTGACCCCCGGAACTATCAGAACGATGCCAAAACCCGTCCCGGGCAATCCGCTATCCCGATGCAAAAGCTGGGAGAGGACATCTATAAGTTAATGGATGGAATTGTTGACGAAGCAGCCGGCAACTACGAAGTGCTGCCTAGATCGCAACTAGCAACCTATGGGTATGCAAATTCCTACACGGCCAGTGCCTATAATCCCCGCGACTACGATCGCGTCCCCGCAGAAGCGTATCTGGGCAAACTGCGGGAGTACTACATCGCCACCTCTGGTACCCCTTCCTTTAATGAATACAAACTGCGGTTAGCAGAGCTAATCTTCAGCCATTTCCAAATCCGCCGCGATCGTACCTATGGGTTCCGGGCTTCCCTCGCTGCCAACACCTGGAATTACAACCCCTACATCACCCTCTTCCCAATCACCGCTCCAACTAAGACACTGCTCTGGTCTTCTGCCTGTGATCCCAACACCTTCGCCCTCAACAGCAGTCCGCAAGCTCGTCTAACTGGGCTAGCCGCAGCAGGGCAGTCCGTATCAATTAGTGATCCAATTACACCGCTGCAAAGATTGGGATTATCCCGGTTATGCGGTACGGTTATTCCTGCTGGAGCTGAAAGGGTCGGCTCTGGAGACACAGGTCTGCCGCAGCGAAATAAAATGGCTGTTTCAGCGACGACTCCGGATATCCCAACTGAAATTAATGTCGCTTACCTTCCCAAGGCAAGTGGCTCCTATCCTGATGGCGCAAAACCAAGCCCAAGTCCTGCTGCCTTTAAACCTCTTGAAACTGCTCCTTTTACCGAAAGTCCACTCAGGAAATCACCTCCAACGCCAACAGAGCCTTACCTCCAGGAAACCTATCTCCGAGCAACAGTTGCACCCAAATGGCCCTCCCTTTACTACCTTTTCCCAGAGTTTAACCATAACCACGATGGCACTGTGGTCAGTGGGCTTAGCGGTACGCAGGTCAATGTGAATGGCGTGATCGATACGGATGGTGATGGTGTGGGCATTGCCGATGCCACACCGGAAGATAATGTAGACCAGCGCCAACCTACGGGAACTTTGGCAACCCCAGGTACCACCCCCGTTCCACCGGGAACTTCGCCGATTCCTAACAACACACTCCGGTCTGCCTTCCAACCTTGGGCAGAGCCGTACATCACCGATACCTATATCTCTAGTACTGTTAACTCCACTGCGACTTACCGGGTTGTTGACTCCCTTGCACCGGCAATTATTGACGCCAGTCAGCTGACAACCTACGAAACACCCACGACATCTCCGATTACCTATAGCCAGGCTGGTACAACCTACAGTTATCGGTATAAGTCGTTCTACAATCCCATAGACGATCGCCCAGTTGCCAAAGTTGCTGTCCAACCCCGGAAACTGCCAACTTCTGCGGGCTTTACTACCCCCTTCCCATTACAGGCAAATAATAACTGGGAACTTCCAGTTTCCACCCTGCCCACCAGTCCGCCGACCCAAAATACACCGCCCAACCGGATCGTGGTTCCCAACGGAAATATTACGAGTAACGGTGTGGTCGCAGTCACGCCCTTCCTGGATCGGGTCATTTTCAATGGACGGGAATGGCAGCCTACTAGGGTAATGGATTTTGACCTGGGTATGCTGCGCCGCACCAGTCCCAGAAATACGGCTGGAGAAGCCTGGTTACCCGTTAGTGGAATTGTCTATGCTTTCCGCGAAGATGCGGTGCGGGAAGATGCCATCAGTCGTCCTGCCTCTGGCACCTACACCGATGCTAGAAATGCAAGTGCCCCCACCGATCCACCCGTTCAGCAGGCATACTCAACGGGTCCGAGTGCGAACGCGGAACCCAAGCTATCTCCTAAAGCGGTTGACGCTGTACCTGACCCCGATCGGCGTCCCCACGGATTCCGTCTCCGCAATGGAGCCGTACTCCGCCGCCACCCCAACACTAACATTCCCGATGATGACAACATCCGGGGGCTGTCCTTCTTTACGGACAATCCGGTCTATATCATGGGGGACTTCAATCTGCACAATAAGGGGGCAGACGATGACAGCCCTGGTACCCGTGTGGAAGAATTTTTGGAGCAACTGCCCACCACAGGTTTGTATAACGAAACCCAGTTCTACACCAATCGGGTTAATCGCGATCCCGATTTTGCCGAGGCAACGAAAGACCGTTGGAGACCGTCAGAGATCCTGGCAGATGCGATTAGCGTTGTCTCCAATACCCTCTGCGATGGCAGCGTACTTGATACCTTTATGACTGCTAGCAGTGGCAGCGGTGCCACCCTTGGGACTGGAACCTATTCGGGACGGACGACAACCGACTCTGGAGCCACGCTTCCTAACGGTTTCTACCCCTATCGTGCCATTTCTGGTGATAACAGTGGCGGTGCCGATGTTTACGATGGTACTCGTAGTGGTTTGTTCGGACCGGGTTGTTCAGGCAGCAGTAAAACCACCTTCCTGAACCAGAACCGCCCCAATACAGCCTTACCATCAGCAGCAACGACAGGATGGACATGGATGCGGGAAAATCCAGCGGATGCTTTCTCATCGGTCAAGCTTTCTCGCAATGGTCAAGGCATGGTGTTTCCCGCTATCAACCCTAATCTCCACGCCAATCCTACCACTCCCTATCCATCCCTCCAAAATGTACCCAGCCTTCCTCGTGTAGCTGGCACCTACAATGCGGCTCCGATTAATGGCTCTTACTTCACGATTGAGGATGGCAGATCCACCCAGGGCGCTCAGGATACACGGGTCAACACCATTATTGTCAGTGGGCTAGTACCTTCCCGTGTGAACCAATCCTACGGTGGGATGCATAACTTCCCCCGTTTCCTGGAAGGCTGGGGCAACCTGTGGTTCTCCGGCTCCTTCCTCCAACTCAGCTTCAGTAACTACGCCACTGCCCCCTTTGACCTGGACGCGGTCGAACCTGGGGATGCTCCCGAAGCTGCGGAAAGGATTTCATATTACGGTGCCCCTCAACGTCTCTGGGGTTACGACGTGGCATTGCAACTCTCACCGGCAGGTCCAGCCGCCGCCCGTTTTGTAACCGCCAACAAGGATCGTAACGAGTTCTACAACGAACCCGCCGCCAATGACCCCTATATCAGTAACCTCTGTAGAGCAGCAAAAGCCAACCCACCAAATGGGGTTAATCTGGCAAATCTGAACTGTCCGGCTTAA
- the rpmB gene encoding 50S ribosomal protein L28 has protein sequence MARKCQLTGKQANNAFAISHSHRRTKKLQEVNLQWKRIWWSEGNRWVRLRLSTKAIKTLEHKSLDKFAKEAGLDLNRF, from the coding sequence ATGGCTCGTAAATGTCAACTCACCGGCAAACAGGCAAACAATGCTTTTGCCATCTCTCACTCGCATCGCCGCACAAAGAAGCTGCAAGAAGTGAATCTACAATGGAAGCGAATCTGGTGGTCTGAAGGTAACCGCTGGGTTCGGCTGCGGCTTTCTACTAAAGCAATTAAAACTTTAGAGCATAAGAGCCTGGACAAGTTTGCCAAAGAAGCTGGTCTTGACTTAAATCGCTTTTAG
- the htpG gene encoding molecular chaperone HtpG, translated as MTTILEKGNISIHTENIFPIIKKWLYSDHEIFIRELVSNAVDAIQKLKMVSHSGEYSGDLGEPEIVITIDKAAKTLAVTDNGIGMTGEEVKKYINQVAFSSAEEFVQKYKASTDQQIIGHFGLGFYSSFMVATRVEIDTLSYQSGAQAVHWACDGSTEFELTDSTRTDRGTTITLHLQDEEQEYLEPYRIRQLIKKYCDFMPFTIKLEVKEPPKEGEAAPAEEPKAPEQINRQKAPWKESPNSLSKEDYLEFYRYLYPFQEDPLLWVHLNTDYPFVVNGILYFPKLKPDVDTTKGQIKLFCNQVFVSDNCEEVIPKFLLPLRGVIDSVDIPLNVSRSFLQNDRTVRRIADYIAKKVGDRLKELYRDDREEYIRCWQDLGTFVKFGSINDDKFKKQVEDILIYRTTWSGKGSQESGATSHEPAESEAPKVEVQSGEGDIWQDVTPPSSSSPHPTPHTPHPTYTTLKEYLDRNQPHHENRVFYCTDEVTQATYVELHKKQGLEVLFMDSFIDSHFVSFLEREHPEVKFSRVDADLDDTLIDKDKEAEIVDPKTNQTRSEQIKELFQKALNKPKLTIRTESLKSGDQQETPPAIVLLPEHLRRLQEMNALLQQQAMEFPEEHILLVNTAHPLIQNLTTLNQGAILQTSGESPSAELANLICRHVYDLALMAQKGFDAEGMKSFVERSNQVLTRLTERATT; from the coding sequence ATGACAACCATCCTGGAAAAGGGCAATATCAGTATTCACACTGAAAATATTTTTCCGATTATCAAAAAATGGCTCTACTCAGACCATGAGATTTTTATTCGAGAACTGGTATCCAACGCCGTAGACGCCATTCAAAAGCTGAAGATGGTTTCCCATTCCGGTGAATATTCCGGCGACTTGGGTGAACCGGAAATTGTAATTACGATCGACAAAGCCGCTAAAACCCTCGCTGTCACAGACAATGGCATCGGCATGACGGGCGAGGAAGTCAAGAAATATATTAACCAGGTCGCTTTTTCTAGTGCCGAAGAATTCGTTCAAAAATATAAAGCCAGCACCGACCAACAGATCATTGGTCACTTTGGGTTGGGTTTCTATTCTTCTTTTATGGTGGCAACGCGGGTTGAAATCGATACCCTTTCCTACCAATCTGGAGCGCAGGCGGTTCATTGGGCCTGTGATGGTTCCACCGAATTTGAACTGACCGATTCCACCCGTACCGATCGGGGAACAACCATTACCCTTCATCTCCAGGATGAGGAACAGGAATACCTGGAACCTTACCGGATTCGCCAACTCATTAAAAAATATTGCGATTTCATGCCCTTCACAATCAAACTGGAGGTCAAGGAACCGCCCAAGGAAGGCGAAGCTGCACCCGCAGAGGAACCCAAAGCTCCGGAGCAAATTAATCGTCAAAAGGCACCCTGGAAAGAATCCCCCAACTCCCTCAGCAAAGAGGATTACCTGGAGTTCTACCGCTACCTCTACCCCTTCCAGGAAGATCCGCTACTGTGGGTTCATCTGAATACCGACTATCCCTTCGTCGTCAATGGCATTCTCTACTTCCCCAAACTCAAACCGGATGTAGACACCACCAAGGGGCAGATCAAGCTGTTTTGCAACCAGGTATTTGTCAGTGACAACTGCGAAGAAGTGATTCCCAAGTTTCTCCTACCGTTGCGAGGCGTCATCGATAGCGTTGATATTCCCCTCAACGTTTCCCGCAGCTTCCTGCAGAACGATCGCACCGTCCGTAGAATTGCTGACTACATCGCCAAGAAAGTTGGCGATCGACTGAAGGAACTCTATCGGGACGATCGCGAAGAATACATTCGTTGTTGGCAAGACCTTGGCACCTTCGTCAAATTCGGCTCCATCAACGACGACAAGTTCAAGAAGCAGGTTGAGGATATTCTGATTTATCGCACCACCTGGAGTGGTAAGGGGAGCCAGGAATCAGGAGCCACGAGCCACGAGCCAGCAGAGTCAGAAGCTCCCAAGGTCGAAGTCCAGTCCGGCGAAGGCGATATCTGGCAAGACGTTACTCCCCCATCTTCCTCCTCCCCACACCCCACACCCCACACCCCACACCCCACCTACACCACCCTCAAGGAATACCTCGATCGCAACCAGCCCCACCACGAAAACCGCGTTTTCTATTGCACCGATGAAGTGACCCAGGCAACCTATGTGGAGCTTCACAAAAAGCAAGGGTTGGAAGTCCTGTTCATGGACTCCTTCATTGATAGCCATTTCGTCAGTTTCCTGGAGCGGGAACACCCCGAAGTCAAGTTCTCACGGGTCGATGCCGATCTGGATGACACCCTGATCGATAAAGACAAAGAAGCCGAAATCGTCGATCCCAAGACCAACCAGACTCGTAGTGAACAGATCAAGGAACTGTTCCAGAAAGCACTCAATAAACCTAAGTTGACCATTCGTACCGAATCCCTCAAATCGGGCGATCAGCAGGAGACACCCCCGGCGATCGTCCTCTTACCAGAACACCTCCGCCGTCTGCAAGAGATGAACGCCCTCCTGCAACAACAGGCAATGGAATTCCCTGAAGAACATATCCTGCTGGTCAACACCGCTCACCCCTTAATCCAAAACCTGACCACCTTAAATCAGGGAGCCATTCTCCAAACCTCAGGTGAATCTCCCTCCGCTGAACTGGCAAACCTGATCTGCCGTCATGTCTACGACCTGGCATTAATGGCACAAAAAGGCTTCGACGCTGAAGGCATGAAATCCTTTGTCGAGCGCTCCAATCAGGTTCTCACCCGTCTGACCGAAAGAGCCACCACGTAA
- a CDS encoding Uma2 family endonuclease has protein sequence MIATPQPQKMTIEEYLEWEPQQEIRYEYLNGEVFAMTGGSIPHNDIALNFYRSLYPHLNARGCRVNVADVKVQVSLTSPYYYPDVIVSCDPRDVNARRLLQYPKLIVEVLSPGTEAKDRGEKFRYYQTLSSLQEYVLVDSEKISVECYRRDEGRMWLYFPYGAGDVVTLESIAFSCAIELLYENVQFDGEE, from the coding sequence ATGATTGCAACACCGCAGCCTCAAAAAATGACGATCGAGGAATATTTGGAATGGGAGCCGCAGCAGGAAATCCGCTACGAATACTTGAATGGCGAAGTTTTTGCCATGACAGGAGGCTCAATTCCACACAATGATATTGCTCTTAATTTCTATAGAAGTCTCTACCCCCACCTAAATGCTAGAGGTTGTCGGGTGAATGTTGCCGATGTCAAGGTTCAGGTGAGTTTGACCAGCCCTTATTACTACCCTGATGTCATTGTTAGTTGCGACCCTCGTGATGTCAATGCCCGCAGATTACTGCAATACCCAAAGCTAATTGTTGAGGTACTTTCTCCGGGGACGGAAGCAAAGGACCGGGGCGAAAAATTCAGGTATTACCAAACCCTTTCTAGTTTGCAAGAGTATGTCTTAGTTGACTCTGAAAAAATCAGTGTGGAATGCTACCGCCGGGATGAGGGGCGAATGTGGCTTTATTTCCCCTATGGGGCTGGGGATGTGGTTACGTTGGAGAGTATTGCGTTTAGCTGCGCAATTGAATTGCTTTATGAGAACGTTCAATTTGACGGGGAGGAATAG